Proteins encoded by one window of Martelella endophytica:
- a CDS encoding ABC transporter permease: MNIQFYLTKLLRGLMTLLLAVTFVFVVLRASGDPAEMMLSDEASPQAIEAFRERWGLDRSYLAQYGTYLAAVVRGDFGDSFRDGRPALQVVVERIPATLQLGITALLITLIIGIPAGILAALHRGKLVDHAAMSFTIFGQSVPNFFLGIVLILVFSMTLRWLPSSGTGTLWHLIMPALTLATATAATVARFTRSSMLDVLHQPYMRTARAKGIPHDRRVLRHALPNAAIPVITVVGMRIGGLIGGAVTIETVFAWPGVGMLLVNAVNQRDLAVVQAVVLLIAFTMVTVNLIVDFTYGWLDPRVEVHNTRKATA, encoded by the coding sequence TTCTGCGCGGCCTGATGACGCTGCTTCTCGCTGTCACTTTCGTCTTCGTTGTTCTGCGCGCTTCGGGAGATCCGGCCGAGATGATGCTCTCGGACGAGGCATCGCCGCAGGCGATCGAGGCCTTTCGCGAGCGCTGGGGGCTCGATCGTTCCTATCTGGCACAATATGGCACCTATCTCGCGGCCGTGGTGCGGGGTGATTTCGGCGACAGTTTCCGTGATGGCCGCCCGGCGTTGCAGGTCGTGGTCGAGCGCATTCCCGCCACCCTGCAACTCGGCATCACCGCTCTTCTCATCACCCTGATCATCGGCATTCCCGCCGGCATTCTGGCGGCGCTCCATCGCGGCAAACTGGTCGATCATGCTGCCATGAGCTTCACCATTTTCGGCCAGAGCGTGCCGAATTTCTTCCTTGGGATCGTCCTCATCCTCGTCTTCTCGATGACGCTGCGCTGGTTGCCGAGTTCGGGCACCGGAACCCTCTGGCATCTGATCATGCCGGCTCTGACGCTTGCCACCGCGACGGCCGCGACCGTCGCCCGCTTCACCCGCTCGTCCATGCTCGACGTACTGCACCAGCCCTATATGCGCACGGCGAGAGCCAAAGGCATTCCCCATGACCGGCGGGTTCTGCGCCATGCCCTGCCGAATGCGGCCATCCCGGTGATCACGGTTGTGGGCATGCGCATAGGCGGGCTGATCGGCGGCGCCGTGACCATCGAGACCGTCTTTGCCTGGCCCGGCGTCGGCATGTTGCTGGTCAATGCCGTCAACCAGCGCGATCTCGCCGTGGTGCAGGCCGTGGTCCTGCTCATCGCCTTCACCATGGTCACGGTCAATCTCATCGTCGATTTCACCTATGGCTGGCTTGACCCGCGCGTCGAGGTTCACAACACCAGGAAAGCCACGGCATGA
- a CDS encoding ABC transporter permease: MSSIEISRQMPALRRHGFLTRIWKRRPSLIIGLCIGWLALVIVAALFAPALAPFDYAEQSLLSRLKPPAILGGPEQYILGSDNLGRDVFSRLLYAMRTSILIAIMATVIGATVGTALGIVAAHFRGFVDDVIMMMVDFQASVPFLIVALAVLAFFGNNFVLLIVLIGLFGWDGYARIARGLVLSTNGQGYAFAIRTLGVHPARVYIRHVLPNMLGVIMVQITLNFPEIILLETSLSFLGLGVQPPGTSLGLMLGEGRNYLTTAWWMGIPAGMVIFLTTLAISLVGDWLRDLLDPNLGAKGE, from the coding sequence ATGAGCAGCATCGAAATTTCCCGACAAATGCCGGCGCTCAGGCGCCATGGCTTTCTCACCCGCATCTGGAAACGGCGGCCGTCGCTGATCATCGGCCTGTGCATCGGCTGGCTGGCGCTGGTCATAGTCGCTGCGCTGTTCGCACCGGCTCTCGCCCCGTTCGACTATGCCGAGCAGAGCCTCCTCAGCCGGCTGAAGCCGCCGGCCATCCTTGGCGGACCGGAACAATACATCCTCGGCAGCGACAATCTCGGTCGCGATGTCTTCAGCCGCTTGCTCTACGCGATGCGCACCAGCATACTCATCGCCATCATGGCCACTGTGATCGGCGCGACCGTCGGCACGGCGCTTGGCATCGTCGCTGCGCATTTCCGCGGCTTCGTCGACGACGTCATCATGATGATGGTGGATTTCCAGGCTTCAGTGCCCTTTCTCATTGTCGCGCTGGCGGTGCTCGCCTTCTTCGGCAATAATTTCGTCCTGCTGATCGTCCTCATCGGGTTGTTCGGTTGGGACGGATATGCGCGCATCGCGCGCGGTCTGGTACTCTCCACCAATGGTCAGGGCTATGCCTTTGCCATCCGTACGCTCGGTGTGCATCCGGCGCGTGTCTATATCCGCCATGTCCTGCCCAACATGCTGGGCGTCATCATGGTGCAGATCACGCTCAATTTTCCCGAAATCATCCTGCTCGAAACCTCGCTGTCCTTTCTCGGTCTCGGCGTGCAGCCGCCGGGCACCAGCCTCGGCCTGATGCTGGGCGAGGGCCGCAACTACCTGACAACGGCCTGGTGGATGGGCATTCCCGCCGGCATGGTGATCTTCCTCACCACGCTCGCCATCAGCCTTGTCGGCGACTGGCTGCGCGATCTTCTGGACCCCAATCTCGGAGCAAAAGGCGAATGA
- a CDS encoding HAD-IIA family hydrolase, with amino-acid sequence MNALRLGSIEELGFSSVLSDLDGIVYRGEDAVPGAVARFNRWERAGIPYCFVTNNAEKAPDAFAEKIRSLGIACQAGQVVTSGDITLDHVRKHYTVGSGLYVIGTTAFKDRVVSAGYELVETAAAAVLVALDRSFNYAMMKTALDNVLGGARLIGTNPDLIRPLADGFEPGAGAIAQSIAVASGATPIFMGKPDPTIMLTALARIGAAAEEAIMIGDKLDTDILAGQAAGVRAVFVETGVPLDSRSDVTPDYILASL; translated from the coding sequence ATGAACGCGCTGCGTCTCGGCTCGATCGAGGAACTCGGTTTCTCGTCCGTCCTGTCCGACCTCGACGGCATCGTCTACCGCGGCGAGGACGCCGTGCCTGGCGCCGTTGCCCGTTTCAATCGCTGGGAGCGCGCGGGCATACCGTATTGCTTCGTCACCAACAACGCCGAAAAGGCGCCCGACGCTTTCGCCGAGAAGATCCGCAGTCTCGGGATCGCATGTCAGGCCGGGCAGGTCGTCACCTCCGGCGACATTACGCTCGATCATGTACGCAAACATTATACGGTCGGCTCGGGTCTCTACGTCATCGGCACGACGGCTTTCAAGGACAGGGTCGTTTCGGCCGGTTATGAACTGGTCGAGACCGCCGCCGCCGCCGTTCTCGTGGCACTCGATCGCAGCTTCAACTATGCGATGATGAAGACGGCGCTCGACAATGTGCTCGGCGGCGCCCGCCTTATCGGCACCAATCCCGACCTCATCCGCCCGCTTGCCGATGGCTTTGAACCCGGCGCGGGCGCGATTGCCCAGTCCATCGCTGTCGCGTCCGGCGCCACCCCGATCTTCATGGGCAAACCGGACCCGACGATCATGCTGACGGCTCTCGCCCGCATTGGCGCCGCCGCAGAGGAGGCCATCATGATCGGTGACAAGCTCGATACCGACATTCTCGCAGGCCAGGCGGCCGGCGTGAGAGCGGTTTTCGTGGAAACCGGCGTGCCCCTCGACAGCCGCAGCGACGTCACACCGGACTACATTCTAGCCTCGCTCTGA
- a CDS encoding SDR family oxidoreductase produces the protein MKKTFLITGASKGIGLALANRLSAEGNAVIGIARHAVEDFPGSLHLLDLGNHDALDRLADIVRDSDVDGIVNNVGLVRAAPLGSIAIDTLDEVLRVNLHPALVAAQAALVGMTARGWGRIVNISSLTVLGSIERTSYAAAKAGLESFTRSWALELAAGGITVNAVAPGPTETELFRANNAPGSEGEARYLAGIPMHRFGRPEEIAAAIAFLLSDDAAFMTGQVLHVDGGASIGKASI, from the coding sequence ATGAAGAAGACATTTCTGATTACGGGTGCCAGCAAGGGCATCGGGCTGGCGCTCGCGAACCGGCTTTCAGCGGAGGGCAACGCGGTGATCGGCATTGCCCGCCATGCCGTCGAGGACTTTCCCGGCAGCCTGCATCTGCTGGATCTCGGCAACCACGACGCGCTGGACAGGCTTGCTGACATCGTGCGCGACAGCGACGTCGACGGCATCGTTAACAATGTCGGCCTCGTACGTGCCGCGCCGCTGGGGAGCATTGCCATCGATACGCTCGACGAGGTGTTGCGGGTCAACCTGCATCCGGCGCTCGTCGCGGCGCAGGCGGCTCTCGTCGGAATGACGGCGCGCGGATGGGGCAGGATCGTCAATATTTCCAGCCTTACGGTGCTCGGCAGTATCGAGCGCACGAGCTATGCGGCGGCCAAGGCCGGCCTTGAAAGCTTTACGCGCAGCTGGGCGCTTGAACTGGCGGCCGGCGGCATCACGGTCAATGCGGTTGCGCCTGGCCCAACAGAGACGGAGCTGTTCCGGGCCAACAATGCACCTGGCAGCGAAGGTGAGGCCCGTTATCTCGCAGGCATTCCGATGCACCGTTTCGGCCGGCCGGAGGAGATCGCCGCAGCGATCGCCTTCCTGCTCTCGGACGATGCCGCCTTCATGACCGGACAGGTGCTGCATGTCGATGGCGGCGCTTCGATTGGCAAGGCATCGATTTAA
- a CDS encoding peroxiredoxin-like family protein, which produces MSLQSKLDAFKADFEAGKPPYNAPYSVIETMHRATAELIASGAAQKALKAGDKLPEFTLSDPDGNQVSSADLLAHGPLVISFYRGVWCPYCNMELQALQEVLPQFEALGAKLVAISPQNPVNSRKSVRQNILTFPILSDPHNDVAAAFGLRFEMQDYLIDLYKSLKNDLPAFNGDPSWTLPMPARYVVGQVGGILYAEVNADYTRRPEPEDMLPALRHAASLAAG; this is translated from the coding sequence ATGTCGCTGCAATCCAAGCTCGACGCCTTCAAGGCCGATTTCGAAGCCGGGAAGCCGCCCTATAACGCCCCCTATTCGGTGATAGAGACGATGCACCGCGCCACTGCCGAGCTGATCGCTTCGGGCGCGGCCCAGAAGGCCCTGAAGGCCGGCGACAAGCTGCCTGAGTTCACACTGTCGGATCCGGACGGAAATCAGGTCTCATCCGCCGATCTTCTGGCTCACGGTCCGCTGGTCATCAGTTTCTATCGGGGCGTCTGGTGCCCCTATTGCAACATGGAACTTCAGGCCCTGCAGGAAGTCCTGCCGCAGTTCGAGGCACTCGGCGCGAAACTCGTCGCCATCTCGCCGCAGAACCCCGTCAACAGCCGCAAGTCGGTTCGCCAGAACATCCTGACCTTCCCGATATTGTCCGACCCGCACAACGATGTCGCAGCCGCCTTCGGCCTGCGTTTCGAGATGCAGGACTATCTGATCGACCTCTACAAGTCGCTGAAGAACGACCTGCCCGCCTTCAACGGTGATCCGAGCTGGACCCTGCCGATGCCGGCCCGCTACGTCGTCGGACAGGTTGGGGGGATCCTCTATGCCGAGGTGAATGCGGACTACACGCGTCGTCCTGAGCCGGAAGACATGCTGCCGGCGTTGCGCCACGCGGCAAGCCTTGCCGCCGGCTGA
- a CDS encoding enoyl-CoA hydratase/isomerase family protein, whose product MSKFETYKNSFPNARLTRTPSGVLEVALHTGGGKLVFNGHAHEQFVELFHQVGADTENRVVILTGTGDAFMDEISPEGFDFFSPRGYDKIFREGRKVLMNILDIEVPMIAALNGPVLLHSEYALLTDIILATPETVFQDKPHFDFGIVPGDGVNLLWPEVIGSIRGRYFILTRHVLDAGTAKDWGVVNEIVPADTLLARAHEIAEGIAALPPLTLSYTRIALTQKLRRIIDEGAGYGLALEGISAAEVARSMAAND is encoded by the coding sequence ATGTCCAAGTTCGAAACCTACAAGAATTCCTTCCCCAACGCCCGCCTGACCCGCACTCCGAGCGGCGTCCTCGAGGTCGCACTGCATACCGGTGGCGGCAAGCTCGTCTTCAACGGCCATGCCCATGAGCAGTTCGTCGAGCTCTTCCACCAGGTCGGCGCCGACACCGAAAACCGCGTCGTCATCCTGACCGGCACGGGAGATGCGTTCATGGACGAGATCAGCCCCGAAGGCTTCGATTTCTTCTCGCCGCGCGGCTACGACAAGATTTTTCGCGAAGGCCGCAAGGTCCTGATGAACATCCTCGACATCGAGGTCCCGATGATCGCCGCGCTGAACGGACCGGTGCTGCTTCACTCGGAATATGCGCTGTTGACCGACATCATCCTCGCCACGCCCGAGACGGTTTTCCAAGACAAGCCGCATTTCGATTTCGGCATCGTGCCCGGCGATGGCGTCAACCTGCTCTGGCCGGAAGTGATCGGCAGCATCCGCGGTCGCTACTTCATCCTCACCCGCCACGTGCTCGATGCGGGGACCGCAAAGGACTGGGGCGTCGTGAACGAGATTGTGCCGGCCGACACCCTGCTTGCCCGTGCACACGAGATTGCTGAGGGCATTGCAGCTCTGCCGCCGCTGACCTTGAGCTACACCCGCATCGCGCTGACCCAGAAGCTGCGCCGGATCATCGACGAAGGCGCCGGCTACGGCCTCGCCCTCGAAGGCATCAGCGCTGCCGAAGTGGCCCGCTCCATGGCTGCCAACGACTGA
- a CDS encoding glutathione S-transferase family protein, with product MIEVHAFATPNSVKVLIALEEMRLPYELKPVNVRKGEQKSEAFLALNPNGKVPVLIDDGFVLAESAAILVHLAEKTGKLLPKDGITHARVFEQLFFHASGLSPAFGNAGFFKRSSPEPQPIAESRFKTEGERLLGLLDTKLASQSFVAGEEFTIADIAHFGWIGRIAFPGLTLDGRPNLSRWFETVAARPAVQQAIARVETIVPAA from the coding sequence ATGATCGAAGTCCACGCCTTTGCCACCCCGAACAGCGTCAAAGTACTGATCGCCCTCGAAGAGATGCGGCTGCCCTACGAATTGAAGCCGGTCAACGTCCGCAAGGGCGAGCAGAAGTCCGAAGCCTTTCTTGCGCTCAATCCGAACGGCAAGGTGCCGGTCCTGATCGATGACGGCTTTGTGCTGGCCGAGAGCGCCGCCATCCTCGTCCACCTCGCCGAGAAAACCGGCAAGCTTCTGCCAAAAGATGGCATCACCCATGCCCGCGTCTTCGAACAGCTTTTCTTCCATGCCTCCGGCCTGAGCCCGGCTTTCGGAAACGCCGGCTTCTTCAAACGCTCGTCGCCGGAACCGCAGCCGATCGCCGAGTCGCGGTTCAAGACCGAAGGCGAACGGCTCCTTGGCTTGCTTGATACGAAGCTCGCCTCGCAGTCTTTCGTAGCCGGCGAGGAATTCACGATCGCCGACATCGCCCATTTCGGCTGGATTGGGCGCATCGCCTTCCCCGGCCTGACCCTTGATGGTCGCCCCAACCTTTCCCGTTGGTTCGAGACCGTGGCCGCGCGCCCGGCCGTTCAGCAGGCCATCGCCCGCGTCGAAACCATCGTGCCAGCCGCCTGA
- a CDS encoding LysR family transcriptional regulator: MDRLQAMTAFVRVVETGSFSQAARQIGVGQPAISKTIAQLEDRLQVRLLIRSTHGLSPTDAGVRFYERAKTAIHEADEAELEAKGAGAGLSGRLRVSAATTFARLMIVPSLPDFLATNPDLEVDIVLDDRVIDLVSEGIDIALRMGELSDSAAVARKIATGCRSVVATPAYLNQYGIPQVPADIATHQAVVYTQLGNSWIFRRDGTEASVAVSGRVRFTAAEGIRAAVKADMGLAVTSDWMFWPELQNGEVLRVLKDWTLPDIDLWAVYPTGRLASAKARAFADFVETIVG; encoded by the coding sequence ATGGACAGACTTCAGGCGATGACCGCGTTCGTGCGGGTGGTGGAGACGGGGTCGTTCTCGCAGGCCGCGCGGCAGATTGGCGTTGGGCAGCCGGCGATCTCGAAGACGATTGCGCAGCTCGAAGACCGTCTTCAGGTGCGTCTGCTTATCCGATCCACCCATGGCCTATCTCCGACCGATGCGGGGGTTCGCTTTTACGAGCGAGCAAAGACCGCGATCCATGAGGCGGACGAGGCCGAGCTGGAGGCGAAGGGTGCCGGTGCGGGCTTGTCTGGCCGCCTCCGTGTCAGTGCGGCAACGACATTCGCGAGGCTGATGATCGTGCCGAGCCTGCCGGATTTCCTCGCCACCAATCCTGACCTTGAGGTCGACATCGTTCTCGACGACCGGGTGATCGACCTCGTCTCCGAAGGCATCGACATCGCACTGCGTATGGGCGAGCTCTCCGACAGTGCCGCGGTCGCCCGCAAGATCGCAACCGGCTGCCGGTCCGTGGTCGCGACACCCGCCTATCTCAATCAGTATGGCATCCCGCAGGTTCCTGCCGACATCGCCACGCATCAGGCCGTCGTCTACACCCAACTCGGCAATAGTTGGATATTCCGCAGAGATGGCACCGAGGCCTCGGTCGCCGTGTCGGGACGTGTGCGCTTCACCGCCGCCGAGGGCATCCGCGCCGCCGTCAAGGCCGATATGGGACTGGCAGTAACATCGGACTGGATGTTCTGGCCGGAGCTTCAGAACGGGGAAGTTCTCCGCGTGCTAAAGGATTGGACGCTTCCGGACATCGACCTTTGGGCGGTCTATCCAACGGGGCGGCTGGCCAGCGCCAAGGCACGGGCATTCGCCGATTTCGTGGAGACGATCGTCGGCTGA
- a CDS encoding tyrosine-type recombinase/integrase, translating to MGIAQYDPAACGRPAWNAGRMVGVKKPLKQRQIWAIRFFLDREGRMRDRALFDLAIDSKLRGCDLVKIKIGTLVSGPSVRARAIVVQQKTGRPVQFEITADVRASLLAWLERRGGTVDDYAFPSRVDPAGHLSTRQYARLVDEWVTAIGLRREDYGTHSLRRTKAAMIYKATANLRAIQILLGHSKIENTVRYLGVDIEDALELAEHTEI from the coding sequence ATGGGAATAGCACAGTATGATCCTGCCGCTTGCGGCAGGCCTGCATGGAACGCCGGACGAATGGTCGGTGTTAAGAAACCCCTGAAGCAGCGCCAGATCTGGGCGATCCGCTTCTTTCTCGATCGCGAAGGGCGAATGCGTGATCGCGCCCTGTTTGATCTGGCCATAGACAGCAAGCTTCGGGGCTGTGATCTCGTCAAGATCAAGATCGGAACGCTGGTCTCGGGGCCGTCAGTCCGGGCTCGCGCCATAGTAGTCCAGCAGAAAACGGGTCGCCCGGTTCAGTTTGAGATTACAGCGGACGTGAGAGCGAGCTTGCTCGCCTGGCTGGAGCGAAGAGGTGGAACTGTTGACGACTACGCTTTCCCCAGTCGGGTCGATCCTGCCGGTCACTTGAGCACCCGGCAATATGCACGATTGGTTGATGAATGGGTAACAGCAATCGGCTTACGGCGGGAAGACTACGGTACTCATTCACTCCGCCGGACCAAGGCGGCGATGATCTACAAGGCAACCGCTAACCTCCGTGCAATCCAGATTCTGCTTGGTCATAGCAAGATCGAAAACACGGTCCGATACCTCGGTGTGGACATCGAAGATGCCCTCGAGTTGGCAGAGCACACCGAGATCTAG
- a CDS encoding cold-shock protein: MSTGTVKWFNSTKGFGFIQPDNGGTDAFVHISAVERSGMRELLEGQKVGYDLERDSKSGKMSACNLQAA; encoded by the coding sequence ATGTCCACGGGCACAGTCAAATGGTTCAACTCGACCAAGGGCTTCGGCTTTATTCAACCTGACAATGGCGGCACAGATGCATTTGTCCACATCTCTGCTGTAGAGCGCTCCGGAATGCGCGAGCTCCTGGAAGGCCAGAAGGTCGGCTACGATCTCGAGCGTGACAGCAAGTCGGGCAAGATGTCGGCCTGCAACCTCCAGGCTGCGTGA
- a CDS encoding fatty acid desaturase translates to MKSNTAKAEIERNHRSWIAALALYRQASPLRSTIEIAVTALPFVALWVVVALAVLNGHWWALLLTVPAAGFLVRLFVLQHDCGHGALFARRRANDWTGRVIGVFTLTPYDYWRRTHAVHHATTGNLDKRGIGDVDMLTVREYRTRSSWGRLRYRLYRHPVVMFGFGPAWLFICQYRLPLGLMRAGLEPWTSTIATTIGAAIPVALLMWLIGPVAFLMVQLPITLMAATAGVWLFYIQHQFEETHWSDSRNWDFQNAALNGSSHYDLPFPLRWITGNIGIHHVHHLAAKVPFYRLPEVLRDYPELRDTGRITLLESLRCVRFVLWDERTNRLVSFRQARLST, encoded by the coding sequence TTGAAAAGCAATACCGCGAAGGCCGAAATCGAACGGAACCACCGTTCCTGGATCGCAGCGCTTGCGCTCTACCGGCAGGCCAGCCCTCTCCGCAGCACGATCGAGATCGCCGTCACGGCCTTACCTTTCGTGGCTTTGTGGGTTGTGGTCGCCCTGGCTGTCCTGAACGGCCATTGGTGGGCGCTGTTGCTGACGGTTCCCGCGGCCGGTTTCCTTGTTCGCCTGTTTGTCCTGCAGCATGATTGCGGCCATGGCGCGCTCTTCGCCCGCCGGCGCGCCAACGACTGGACCGGTCGCGTCATCGGCGTTTTCACCCTGACGCCCTATGATTACTGGCGCCGGACCCACGCGGTTCATCATGCGACGACCGGCAATCTCGACAAGCGCGGCATCGGCGATGTCGATATGCTGACGGTCCGGGAATATCGTACCCGGTCCTCCTGGGGACGGCTGCGTTATCGTCTTTATCGCCATCCAGTCGTGATGTTCGGGTTTGGTCCCGCCTGGCTGTTTATCTGCCAGTATCGTTTGCCACTCGGCCTGATGCGGGCAGGTCTGGAGCCATGGACATCGACCATCGCCACCACGATAGGCGCCGCCATTCCCGTTGCCCTGCTGATGTGGCTCATAGGTCCGGTTGCGTTTTTGATGGTGCAACTGCCGATCACGCTGATGGCCGCGACAGCCGGAGTATGGCTGTTCTATATCCAGCATCAGTTTGAGGAAACCCACTGGTCTGACAGCCGCAACTGGGATTTCCAGAATGCGGCGCTCAACGGCAGCTCGCATTACGACCTCCCGTTTCCGCTGCGCTGGATCACCGGCAATATCGGTATCCATCACGTTCACCACCTTGCGGCCAAGGTGCCGTTCTACCGCTTGCCGGAAGTGCTCCGCGATTACCCGGAACTGCGCGACACGGGACGGATTACGCTCTTGGAGAGCCTGCGCTGTGTCAGGTTTGTGCTGTGGGATGAAAGGACCAACCGATTGGTTTCATTCCGGCAGGCGCGCTTAAGCACATGA
- a CDS encoding cold-shock protein → MSTGTVKFFNTTKGFGFIEVEGGGSDVFVHISAVERSGMSTIAEGQKLTFDVVADDRSGKSAAENLRAA, encoded by the coding sequence ATGAGCACTGGCACAGTGAAATTTTTCAACACCACCAAGGGTTTTGGCTTCATCGAGGTCGAAGGCGGCGGCTCGGATGTATTCGTCCATATTTCCGCTGTTGAACGCTCCGGAATGAGCACCATCGCCGAAGGCCAGAAGCTGACCTTTGACGTCGTTGCGGACGACAGGTCCGGCAAAAGCGCTGCGGAAAACCTGCGCGCTGCATAA
- a CDS encoding DUF1488 domain-containing protein, with amino-acid sequence MALDFPNQSRSYDKNGGRVRFTGHDGMFEVMFFIRADALSDPAEGEASFLAAFDAARETIYDAARKIYLKGRKAVYVLTAADFT; translated from the coding sequence ATGGCACTCGATTTTCCCAATCAAAGCCGCAGTTACGACAAAAACGGCGGACGTGTCCGCTTTACCGGGCATGACGGCATGTTCGAAGTGATGTTTTTCATCAGGGCCGATGCGCTGAGTGATCCGGCCGAAGGCGAGGCGAGTTTTCTCGCTGCATTCGATGCAGCCCGCGAGACGATCTACGACGCCGCTCGCAAGATTTACCTGAAGGGCCGCAAGGCAGTCTATGTCCTGACGGCGGCCGATTTCACCTGA